Proteins encoded in a region of the Carassius carassius chromosome 49, fCarCar2.1, whole genome shotgun sequence genome:
- the LOC132132681 gene encoding NF-kappa-B inhibitor-like protein 1 — protein sequence MVKRKQRRVLRYVEEGSLMKLKSFLRKHKDLELNFTQGKKHRSPLHIACSHGDDAVLRLLLKHGADPLQTDRNGETPLHLAAKRALKHGKGAYDDLVVPLRTNCPEAMDISNKAGVTPHDLLQWMKPEQGKVKNESCVDPEQQWREKLLGECQDEFSETFGQYDDDFLWDDKDEVDFGDWADQIRREYFAKKRAKEQREASSSGQKRSKRREETEEDERSRKELRARLEREHEEYLQRAARKEEETRQGRKRRYEERCAATFQSSSSKAPEGLLGYDDIPWPAPRGSLEEMVGVMLHGADRSDSTVFRKLLRRQQALWHPDKFFQRCGGRLLESDRQKILDTVTGLSQELNRLAQNLR from the exons ATGgtgaaaagaaaacagagaagAGTTTTGCGCTATGTGGAAGAGGGGAGCCTGATGAAGCTGAAGTCTTTCCTTCGTAAACACAAGGATCTGGAGCTGAACTTCACGCAGGGGAAGAAGCACAGAAGCCCTCTACACATCGCCTGTTCACACGGGGATGATGCAGTTCTCAGACTGCTGCTGAAACATGGAGCAGACCCCCTTCAAACCGATAGAAATGGAGAAACGCCGCTACATCTGGCCGCAAAAAGAGCCCTCAAACATGGCAAAGGAG CTTATGATGATCTGGTGGTGCCATTACGAACAAACTGTCCAGAAGCCATGGATATTTCCAATAAAGCAGGAGTGACTCCTCATGACCTGCTCCAGTGGATGAAGCCCGAGCAG GGGAAGGTCAAAAATGAGTCCTGTGTTGATCCAGAGCAACAATGGAGAGAGAAGCTGTTAGGAGAATGCCAGGATGAGTTTTCTGAGACATTCGGACAGTATGATG ATGACTTTTTATGGGATGATAAAGACGAGGTTGACTTTGGAGACTGGGCGGATCAGATCAGACGGGAGTATTTTGCCAAGAAACGGGCCAAAGAACAGAGGGAAGCAAGTTCCTCGGGTCAGAAGAGGTCAAAGCGGCGGGAGGAGACGGAGGAGGATGAGAGGAGTCGCAAGGAGCTGAGAGCCAGGCTGGAGCGGGAGCATGAGGAGTACCTGCAGCGTGCAGCTCGTAAGGAGGAGGAGACGCGGCAGGGGAGGAAGAGGCGCTACGAGGAGCGCTGTGCTGCCACATTTCAAAGCTCCTCCAGCAAAGCTCCTGAAGGACTGCTGGGATACGACGACATCCCGTGGCCCGCTCCTCGCGGCTCGCTGGAGGAAATGGTGGGTGTTATGTTGCACGGTGCCGATCGATCTGATTCGACTGTTTTCCGGAAGCTGCTCCGTCGCCAGCAGGCGCTCTGGCACCCAGACAAGTTTTTCCAGCGCTGTGGAGGCCGTCTGCTGGAGTCTGATAGACAGAAGATCCTGGACACTGTCACTGGCCTCTCACAGGAGCTCAACAGACTCGCACAAAACCTCCGATGA